A single genomic interval of Helianthus annuus cultivar XRQ/B chromosome 6, HanXRQr2.0-SUNRISE, whole genome shotgun sequence harbors:
- the LOC110896053 gene encoding glycosyltransferase family protein 64 C3, translating into MTTGQLILILLTITSLFSTTICHRPLSTNHHCNRHNLPSQKLLRPDQFTVLINGYSESRIPILHTITGIYSSSPSVAAVVLLWGNPNTPSTTLTHLSHNLSTSSPGHAPITVIRQPSSSLNARFLPRAWISTRAVLICDDDIETDTKSIEFVFNIWRNNPEQLVGLFARSHAFELTSGTWIYTVQPDRYSIVLTKFMMMKTEYLYLYSCGGGELMTQARLIVDEMRNCEDILMNFVVANVTSVGPVLAGAKRVRDWGDARNDGQKALTAAEEVAVGLSSRKKEHRKRRGECITEFHRVLGKMGLRYSYGKVVDSVGEQGLCQKGGKLVFCDQQFFK; encoded by the coding sequence atgaccACCGGTCAACTAATATTAATCCTCCTCACCATCACCTCACTTTTCTCCACCACCATCTGCCACCGTCCTCTTTCCACCAACCACCACTGCAACCGTCACAACCTACCGTCACAAAAACTTCTCCGACCAGACCAATTCACCGTCCTAATCAACGGCTACTCAGAATCACGCATTCCGATCCTACACACAATCACCGGAATCTACTCATCCTCTCCATCAGTAGCTGCAGTGGTTCTGCTATGGGGAAACCCTAACACACCGTCAACAACCCTAACACACCTCTCACACAACCTCTCAACCTCATCTCCAGGCCACGCGCCAATCACCGTCATCCGGCAACCATCATCCAGCCTCAACGCGCGGTTCCTCCCGCGCGCGTGGATCTCCACGCGCGCCGTACTCATCTGCGATGACGACATTGAAACCGATACAAAATCGATCGAATTCGTGTTCAATATCTGGAGGAACAATCCGGAACAACTCGTAGGGTTGTTTGCTAGATCTCACGCGTTTGAGTTAACCAGCGGCACGTGGATCTACACGGTTCAACCGGATCGGTACTCGATTGTGTTAACGaagtttatgatgatgaaaacagAGTATTTGTACCTGTATAGCTGTGGAGGGGGTGAATTGATGACGCAAGCAAGGTTGATTGTTGATGAGATGAGGAATTGTGAAGATATTTTGATGAATTTTGTAGTGGCGAATGTGACTAGTGTGGGGCCGGTTTTGGCCGGAGCTAAAAGAGTGAGGGATTGGGGTGACGCGAGGAACGACGGTCAAAAAGCGTTGACTGCGgcggaggaggtggcggtggggTTGAGTAGTAGGAAGAAGGAGCATAGGAAGAGGAGAGGAGAGTGTATAACAGAGTTTCATAGGGTTTTGGGGAAGATGGGGTTGAGGTATAGTTATGGGAAGGTGGTTGATTCTGTTGGTGAACAGGGGCTTTGTCAAAAAGGTGGCAAATTGGTGTTTTGTGATCAACAATTTTTCAAATGA